The Desulfonatronovibrio hydrogenovorans DSM 9292 genome includes a window with the following:
- the crcB gene encoding fluoride efflux transporter CrcB, whose amino-acid sequence MYRQIFFLALAGAGGTLARYWLSNAAHLLLGRGFPFGTMAVNILGCFIFGILWSMAETRNFIGQEMKIIILVGFVGSFTTFSTFIFESNDLIRAGQWFFLILNSVGQCAAGLVALWMGIAMTRLI is encoded by the coding sequence ATGTATCGACAAATTTTTTTCCTGGCTTTAGCAGGAGCCGGAGGAACTCTGGCCAGATATTGGCTGTCCAATGCCGCTCACCTGCTCCTGGGGCGAGGATTTCCCTTTGGAACCATGGCTGTGAACATTCTGGGCTGCTTTATTTTCGGGATACTGTGGTCCATGGCTGAGACCAGGAATTTTATCGGCCAGGAGATGAAAATCATCATTCTAGTGGGTTTTGTTGGTTCTTTTACTACTTTTTCCACCTTTATTTTTGAAAGTAACGATCTGATCCGTGCCGGACAATGGTTTTTTCTTATTTTGAACTCGGTGGGTCAGTGTGCAGCAGGGCTTGTGGCCCTGTGGATGGGCATTGCCATGACCAGGCTGATTTAA
- a CDS encoding nicotinate phosphoribosyltransferase translates to MNQEQKKIATGILYTDQYQLTMAQFYFQMGLHKNEVQFEYFFRKYPDYGSHKAGYCIFAGLEWLLDWMGDVKFRDLELDLLKNQKSSSGKPFYDPSFLAWLKDNGSFDQISIRSMSEGRVIHPNVPVAVVQGPFAMAQILESSLLNHLNYQSLVATRASRIRQAGRNRVVLEFGMRRGQDLGANAGARGALIGGADFTSNVGISHVLGFPPKGTHAHSMIQAFMALGYSELDAFRAFAQVYPDDCVLLVDTLNTLESGVPNAIKVFEELKKKGHEPRGVRIDSGDLAHLSVLARKMLDANGFSKTFITLSNQLDEMVITQIINQIIEEAPSYGVDPDHVVNRLVFGVGTRMLTSSGQCALDGVYKLTAIKKNQVWKPAIKISETPAKTINPGFKKNWRIYDQRGKATVDLICLDHERPDQEESIFLHHPVEAQTYRSLNRSGISRIECLLKEVFLKGRPCREHPSIDRIRKIRDADLNHLDPGVKRLINPHIYHVSLSRELWNLKQAMVRSRQKTHENHQV, encoded by the coding sequence ATGAATCAGGAACAGAAAAAAATAGCCACGGGCATTCTCTATACTGACCAGTATCAGCTGACCATGGCTCAGTTTTATTTTCAGATGGGGCTGCATAAAAATGAGGTTCAATTTGAGTATTTCTTTCGGAAATATCCTGACTACGGTTCCCACAAGGCTGGCTACTGCATCTTTGCCGGACTTGAATGGCTTTTGGACTGGATGGGTGATGTCAAGTTCAGAGACCTGGAACTGGACCTGCTGAAAAATCAGAAGTCCTCATCAGGCAAGCCCTTTTATGATCCGTCCTTTCTGGCCTGGTTAAAGGATAACGGTTCGTTTGATCAGATTTCCATCAGGTCCATGTCTGAGGGTCGGGTCATTCATCCCAATGTTCCGGTTGCCGTGGTCCAAGGACCGTTTGCCATGGCCCAGATCCTGGAGTCCTCCCTGTTGAACCACCTGAATTATCAGTCTCTGGTAGCCACCAGAGCTTCCAGAATCCGCCAGGCCGGCCGGAATAGGGTAGTGCTGGAATTCGGCATGCGCAGAGGGCAGGATCTGGGAGCCAATGCCGGAGCTAGGGGAGCCCTGATCGGTGGTGCAGATTTTACCTCCAATGTAGGTATTTCCCATGTGCTTGGCTTTCCTCCCAAAGGGACCCATGCCCACAGCATGATCCAGGCATTCATGGCTCTTGGGTATTCTGAACTTGATGCCTTCAGGGCCTTTGCTCAGGTTTATCCGGATGATTGCGTGCTCCTGGTGGACACGCTCAATACTCTGGAAAGTGGTGTGCCCAATGCCATAAAGGTGTTTGAAGAACTCAAGAAAAAAGGACATGAGCCAAGGGGAGTCCGGATAGATTCCGGGGATCTGGCCCATCTAAGCGTTCTGGCCCGCAAAATGCTTGATGCCAATGGCTTTTCCAAGACCTTCATCACCCTTTCCAATCAGCTGGATGAAATGGTCATCACCCAGATTATCAACCAGATCATTGAAGAAGCACCGAGTTACGGGGTTGATCCTGACCATGTAGTTAACCGCCTTGTCTTTGGCGTTGGAACCAGGATGCTGACTTCATCTGGGCAGTGCGCCCTGGATGGGGTATACAAACTTACTGCCATAAAAAAGAACCAGGTCTGGAAACCAGCCATTAAAATTTCTGAAACTCCGGCCAAGACCATCAACCCGGGATTCAAGAAAAACTGGAGAATCTACGACCAGAGGGGTAAAGCTACAGTGGATCTCATTTGCCTGGACCATGAGCGCCCGGATCAAGAGGAGTCCATCTTTCTCCATCATCCAGTGGAGGCTCAGACTTATCGAAGTCTGAACCGATCAGGAATCTCCAGGATTGAATGTCTTCTTAAAGAGGTGTTTTTAAAAGGCAGACCCTGCAGGGAACACCCTAGCATTGACCGGATCAGGAAGATCAGGGATGCTGACCTGAATCATCTTGATCCCGGCGTCAAAAGACTCATCAATCCTCACATCTACCATGTATCCTTAAGCCGTGAGCTCTGGAATCTTAAGCAGGCAATGGTCAGGTCCAGGCAAAAGACTCATGAAAACCACCAAGTATAG
- a CDS encoding SLC13 family permease: MTLEIALVLVILLIAVFLLVTEVIPMEATALLVLSSLAITGLVSYSEALSGFSSPAVVTVWAVFILSGGLTQTGVANAIGRQVMRFSGQGEARLIILIMISSGVMSAFMNNVAVAALLLPVIMDITRKTGHSPSRLLMPLAYGCLLGGLTTQIGTPPNILVSEALRDNNLTPFSMFDFTPIGGTIMVGGIIFLSFFGRHFLPSKSLAGSAGIPQADLTSQYDIKNHLLNLRVPRDSYLAGKNLIQSRLGEVLGITVLGITRHGQSLLAPPPSTLIQPGDILVCGGREDLVREILDWSGLQADEPDHNMLKLVLSQYKIAEITIKPDSPVIGKRLLDLDLYSRHGLTILAFYSDQEGTQTELQDLVVTGKETVLVIGDSQSLTKAGNDENLVLKEVPVSGVLEQQLRQADQLLAMKVPEETFLAGRTLGQSGLGNTLGMRVILIVRNKTRVLKPDPDTVLAPGDMLIITGARERLAFLKLMAKLDVSPAEADYVQGIENEKVGLMEVMLSPHTTLINKTLSQINFREKHGLTVLAIWREGKAIFSGIRDIPLRLGDAILTHGSREKLKVLGKEPDFLVLTESAQAKLRTSKLPVSVMIMASVLFPVIMGWLPISIAAVCGASLMVLSKCLTMEEAYRYIEWKAIFLIAGMMPLGVALDQTGAARLIAENIVTLVGPYGPLAVMFGMVVMTFAATCVIPTAALVVLMVPIVLSTSADMGVSPYPMMMAMSMAASASFMTPISHPANVLVMGPGGYRFMDYIKLGVPLTMVVLVILMFFLPVLWPFQSV, from the coding sequence ATGACCCTAGAAATAGCTCTGGTTCTTGTTATTCTGCTCATAGCAGTTTTTCTTTTGGTAACTGAAGTCATACCCATGGAGGCCACAGCCCTGCTGGTTCTTAGCAGTCTGGCCATCACCGGACTGGTAAGTTATTCAGAAGCCCTGTCCGGATTCAGCAGCCCGGCAGTGGTCACGGTCTGGGCTGTTTTTATTCTTAGCGGCGGTCTCACTCAAACCGGTGTGGCCAACGCAATAGGAAGGCAGGTCATGCGCTTTTCAGGCCAAGGAGAAGCCAGGCTGATCATCCTGATCATGATCAGTTCCGGGGTCATGTCCGCCTTTATGAACAACGTGGCAGTAGCTGCGCTGCTGCTGCCGGTGATAATGGACATCACCAGAAAAACAGGGCATTCGCCGTCTCGGCTTTTGATGCCTCTGGCTTATGGTTGTCTTTTAGGGGGGTTGACCACCCAGATCGGGACCCCTCCAAACATACTGGTCAGCGAGGCCCTGCGAGATAATAACCTGACTCCTTTTTCCATGTTTGACTTCACTCCCATCGGCGGAACAATCATGGTGGGCGGAATTATTTTTCTAAGTTTTTTCGGCAGACACTTTCTTCCATCCAAGAGCCTGGCAGGCTCAGCCGGCATTCCCCAAGCGGACCTGACCAGTCAGTACGACATCAAGAACCACCTTCTCAACCTCAGGGTCCCCAGGGACTCCTATCTAGCCGGGAAAAATCTGATCCAGAGCAGGCTGGGCGAGGTTCTGGGTATAACTGTTCTGGGCATAACAAGACATGGACAGTCCCTGCTGGCCCCGCCTCCGTCCACCTTAATCCAGCCTGGGGACATTCTTGTCTGCGGCGGACGGGAAGACCTGGTCAGGGAAATACTCGACTGGAGCGGACTTCAGGCTGATGAACCTGATCACAATATGCTGAAACTTGTTCTCAGTCAGTACAAGATAGCCGAGATAACCATAAAACCTGATTCGCCTGTCATAGGAAAAAGACTTCTAGACCTTGACCTGTATTCCAGGCACGGGCTGACCATTCTTGCCTTTTATTCCGACCAGGAAGGAACACAGACTGAACTGCAGGATCTGGTCGTGACTGGAAAAGAAACTGTCCTGGTTATTGGTGACAGCCAGTCCCTGACAAAGGCCGGTAATGATGAAAACCTGGTGCTGAAGGAAGTTCCGGTTTCAGGGGTCCTTGAGCAACAACTAAGACAGGCTGATCAACTTCTGGCCATGAAGGTTCCGGAAGAAACCTTTCTTGCCGGCAGAACCCTGGGCCAAAGCGGGCTGGGAAACACCCTTGGCATGCGAGTAATTCTGATCGTCCGCAATAAGACCAGGGTTCTCAAACCTGATCCGGATACTGTCCTTGCTCCCGGAGACATGCTCATCATCACAGGAGCCAGAGAACGGCTGGCCTTCCTCAAGCTTATGGCAAAGCTGGATGTCAGTCCTGCAGAAGCTGATTATGTCCAAGGCATTGAAAATGAGAAGGTCGGCTTGATGGAGGTAATGCTTTCTCCTCATACCACCCTGATTAACAAAACACTCAGCCAGATAAACTTTCGGGAAAAACATGGCTTGACAGTCCTGGCCATCTGGCGGGAAGGAAAAGCAATTTTCAGCGGCATTCGGGATATTCCCCTGCGCCTGGGTGACGCCATTCTTACCCACGGGTCCAGGGAAAAGCTTAAGGTTCTAGGCAAAGAGCCCGACTTCCTGGTACTCACCGAATCGGCTCAGGCCAAACTGCGGACCAGCAAACTTCCTGTGTCTGTGATGATTATGGCAAGTGTTCTTTTCCCGGTTATTATGGGCTGGCTTCCCATAAGCATCGCTGCTGTCTGCGGTGCATCCCTGATGGTCCTTTCAAAGTGTCTGACCATGGAAGAGGCTTATCGTTACATAGAATGGAAAGCCATATTTCTCATTGCCGGCATGATGCCATTGGGCGTAGCTCTGGACCAGACCGGTGCTGCCAGGCTTATCGCCGAAAACATAGTTACTCTGGTCGGCCCTTATGGACCGCTGGCAGTAATGTTTGGCATGGTGGTCATGACTTTTGCCGCCACCTGCGTCATCCCTACGGCAGCCCTTGTGGTGCTTATGGTTCCCATTGTCCTGAGCACTTCTGCTGACATGGGTGTATCACCGTACCCAATGATGATGGCCATGTCCATGGCTGCCTCGGCCAGTTTCATGACCCCAATTTCTCATCCGGCCAACGTCCTGGTGATGGGCCCGGGTGGCTACAGATTCATGGACTATATCAAGCTTGGGGTCCCTTTGACCATGGTTGTTTTGGTCATCCTGATGTTCTTTCTGCCTGTACTTTGGCCTTTTCAATCAGTCTGA
- a CDS encoding TAXI family TRAP transporter solute-binding subunit, with product MFGKKIFITLAVIMGLALSAPQAKAKQDILFGGASITGVYYQVALQISNIMNKYQGDKYNFIGRPTGGSVFNINALERGAFDFGVAQSDRNWQAFNGSADWDGRPITSLRSLFSMHPETVMLVTRKDTGIEKVEDIRGKRVNIGNPGSGQRGNAMDVLRIYGLDHTKDFRAEGLQQHEASRALVDRNIDAFFYTVGNPSAAIEEPATSVDIRMIPINAPGIKKMVEERPYYIMTSIPAGTYRGVDQDIETYAVTATVVSSESVSDEVVYDMVKTVFENLDELKASHAAFRNLVVEEMLQGLSAPLHPGAEKYFKEQGWM from the coding sequence ATGTTCGGGAAAAAAATCTTTATTACGTTGGCGGTCATTATGGGCCTGGCCCTGTCCGCACCCCAGGCCAAGGCCAAACAGGACATCCTGTTCGGTGGTGCGTCCATAACCGGAGTCTATTATCAGGTAGCTCTCCAGATAAGCAACATCATGAACAAGTACCAGGGAGACAAGTACAACTTCATAGGCAGGCCCACTGGTGGGTCAGTATTCAACATCAATGCCCTGGAACGTGGGGCATTCGACTTTGGTGTTGCCCAGTCTGACCGCAACTGGCAGGCCTTCAATGGTTCAGCTGACTGGGATGGCCGCCCCATCACCTCCCTGCGCAGCCTGTTCAGCATGCATCCTGAGACTGTTATGCTGGTCACCCGTAAGGACACCGGTATAGAAAAAGTTGAAGACATCAGGGGCAAAAGAGTAAACATCGGCAATCCCGGCTCTGGACAGCGCGGAAATGCCATGGATGTTCTGCGCATTTATGGTTTGGACCACACCAAGGATTTCCGGGCCGAGGGACTCCAGCAGCATGAGGCTTCCAGGGCTCTGGTAGACCGTAATATCGACGCCTTTTTCTATACTGTGGGCAATCCCAGTGCCGCCATTGAAGAGCCGGCCACGTCTGTGGACATCCGCATGATTCCCATCAATGCTCCTGGCATCAAGAAAATGGTTGAAGAAAGACCCTATTATATCATGACCAGCATTCCTGCCGGCACATACCGCGGTGTTGATCAGGATATTGAAACCTACGCAGTGACAGCTACTGTCGTGTCCAGCGAAAGCGTATCCGATGAAGTAGTCTACGATATGGTCAAGACAGTTTTTGAAAACCTTGATGAGCTCAAGGCTTCCCATGCAGCTTTCCGCAACCTGGTGGTTGAGGAAATGCTCCAAGGCCTTTCAGCTCCTCTGCATCCTGGAGCTGAGAAATACTTCAAAGAACAGGGCTGGATGTAA
- the pncA gene encoding bifunctional nicotinamidase/pyrazinamidase, producing MKALIMVDIQNDFCPGGSLAVPGGDEIIPVVNKIQDRFELIVATQDWHPREHVSFASTHGKKAGETIETAAGTQMLWPEHCVQDTWGAEFHPKLDTAQVQLVVKKGTEPDIDSYSAFFDNQKLKSTGLDRFLAENKVDSVYIVGLATDVCVKFTALDAADLGLVTYVIKDACQGVDLNPGDVDRAYADMLTRGIKVLSSKELK from the coding sequence ATGAAAGCCTTGATCATGGTTGATATCCAGAATGATTTTTGTCCAGGAGGTTCCCTGGCAGTGCCTGGCGGGGATGAAATAATTCCTGTGGTCAATAAAATTCAGGACAGGTTCGAGCTCATTGTTGCCACTCAGGACTGGCATCCCAGGGAGCATGTCAGCTTTGCCTCGACGCATGGCAAGAAAGCTGGTGAAACCATTGAAACTGCTGCAGGAACACAGATGCTCTGGCCTGAGCACTGTGTGCAAGATACCTGGGGGGCGGAGTTTCATCCAAAGCTTGATACAGCTCAAGTCCAGTTGGTAGTAAAAAAGGGGACAGAACCAGATATTGACAGTTATTCTGCTTTTTTTGACAATCAAAAACTGAAATCCACCGGCCTGGACAGGTTTCTGGCTGAAAATAAGGTGGATTCAGTCTATATTGTCGGCCTGGCAACAGATGTCTGCGTTAAATTCACTGCGTTGGATGCTGCAGATCTGGGATTAGTGACTTATGTCATCAAAGATGCATGTCAGGGAGTGGATCTGAATCCAGGGGATGTCGACAGGGCATACGCAGATATGCTAACCAGAGGGATAAAGGTCCTTAGCAGCAAGGAATTAAAATGA
- a CDS encoding flavodoxin family protein, with amino-acid sequence MNFIHQDLKKKISSSCPEPRVLGVGASPRKGGNSDLLLHEALKGAGEKKIRTAALQLRNLKFSPCIGCEKCRKEKICTGHMDGMSLVYPAVYQSLGLVLVSPTHNYNITAWMKAFIDRLYCFYDFEDTRPRQWSTRLSGHNRKALLIAIAEQEAEFDMGFTLDAMQRPLEALGYDIVGRLPVFGIFDRAGVNKDREVLARARMLGLELAGALSSQKTGSD; translated from the coding sequence ATGAATTTCATTCACCAGGATTTGAAGAAAAAAATTTCGTCTTCCTGTCCAGAACCCAGGGTCCTGGGCGTTGGGGCCAGTCCCAGGAAGGGAGGCAATTCCGATTTATTGTTACATGAAGCGCTTAAGGGTGCAGGAGAAAAAAAGATCCGGACAGCTGCACTTCAACTACGGAACTTGAAATTCAGCCCTTGTATTGGATGCGAAAAATGCAGAAAAGAAAAGATCTGTACCGGCCACATGGATGGCATGTCCCTGGTTTATCCGGCTGTGTACCAGTCCCTGGGTCTGGTTTTGGTATCTCCCACCCATAACTACAATATCACGGCCTGGATGAAAGCCTTTATTGACCGGCTGTACTGTTTTTACGACTTTGAAGACACCAGGCCCAGACAATGGTCTACCAGGCTGTCCGGCCATAATCGAAAAGCATTGCTCATTGCCATTGCTGAACAGGAAGCTGAGTTTGACATGGGCTTTACTCTGGATGCCATGCAGCGTCCTTTGGAAGCCCTTGGTTATGATATTGTTGGTAGGCTGCCGGTCTTTGGAATATTTGACCGGGCCGGGGTTAACAAAGATAGGGAAGTACTTGCCAGAGCCAGAATGCTTGGTCTTGAACTGGCCGGGGCACTGTCCTCTCAGAAGACCGGATCAGACTGA
- a CDS encoding universal stress protein: protein MFKHILIPIDLQEEDERPRTLALHKAIELCRVYDAQLHVLTVVPDVGMPIVGYYFPTETEDKIVSEAETYLHELVNKNIPDDINVQHLVAQGTVYRRILKMAEKVNADLIIMPAQRMKIQDYLIGSNASRVVRYAKCSVLVVRSEFDDRFVCVR, encoded by the coding sequence ATGTTTAAACACATCCTGATTCCCATTGACCTGCAAGAGGAAGATGAACGCCCCCGTACCCTGGCTCTTCATAAGGCCATAGAACTATGCAGGGTTTATGATGCCCAGCTCCATGTATTAACGGTAGTCCCTGATGTTGGAATGCCCATTGTCGGTTACTACTTCCCTACTGAAACCGAGGATAAGATTGTCTCAGAGGCGGAAACTTACCTGCATGAGCTGGTCAACAAGAATATTCCGGATGACATCAATGTTCAGCACCTGGTGGCCCAGGGTACGGTCTACAGAAGGATCCTTAAAATGGCTGAAAAGGTTAATGCCGACTTGATCATCATGCCTGCCCAGAGGATGAAGATTCAGGACTATTTGATCGGATCCAATGCCTCCAGAGTTGTCCGCTATGCCAAATGCTCGGTCCTTGTGGTCAGGTCCGAATTTGATGACCGATTCGTGTGTGTGAGGTAA
- the mgtE gene encoding magnesium transporter, producing MTEKILIEEQDFINAALSDEGSSRKELVSRLEQYLAEKNQGILRDFFMRLHPADSAQVLEFFPPDKACSLIKHLDISDQARIFNYLPASFEARMAKILGRKELAKIVSAMSHDERADLFNRLSPEQQEEILPALAQAEREDIRKLASYPEDTAGSVMTSDYCALQPDITAKEAMDKLRMEAPDKETIYQSFVIDQDRRLIGVVSLRELLVASPGVKVKDIMNSQPIFGRAEDEAEEIADIMAKYDLMAMPIINGNDKLVGIVTFDDVHDILEEEATEDFHKMGSISGHGESITGVNFLKVSPWLLIQKRLPWLLALVFVNLLSGAGIAFFEDTIQAVVALVFFLPLLIASGGNAGAQSATLMVRAIATGDVQTKDWVKLLSREVGIAMILGVGMALAVSFIGVFRAGPEVAVVVALTMMAVVLFGSLVGCLLPFLLTKFNMDPATASAPLITSIADVGGIIIYFSIATWLLNIHAVT from the coding sequence ATGACCGAAAAAATTCTGATAGAAGAGCAAGATTTTATCAATGCTGCCCTGTCTGATGAGGGCTCCAGCCGAAAGGAACTAGTCTCCAGGCTTGAACAATACCTGGCCGAAAAAAACCAGGGAATCCTGCGGGATTTTTTCATGCGTCTGCATCCAGCAGACTCAGCTCAGGTTTTGGAGTTTTTTCCCCCTGACAAGGCCTGCAGTCTGATAAAACACCTGGATATCAGTGATCAGGCCAGAATATTCAACTATCTCCCAGCATCATTTGAAGCCAGGATGGCCAAGATCCTGGGAAGAAAAGAACTGGCCAAGATAGTCAGTGCCATGTCCCATGACGAGCGGGCTGATCTTTTCAACCGGCTCTCACCTGAACAGCAGGAAGAAATCCTGCCCGCCCTGGCCCAGGCCGAAAGAGAGGATATCCGAAAGCTGGCTTCATACCCTGAGGACACGGCCGGTTCGGTCATGACTTCAGATTATTGTGCCCTGCAGCCGGATATCACTGCCAAGGAGGCCATGGATAAGCTGCGTATGGAAGCTCCTGACAAGGAAACCATCTACCAGTCCTTTGTCATTGACCAGGACCGCCGGTTGATAGGAGTGGTTTCCCTGAGGGAACTTCTGGTGGCATCACCCGGGGTGAAAGTGAAAGATATCATGAACTCCCAGCCCATATTCGGCCGGGCAGAGGATGAAGCCGAAGAAATTGCCGACATAATGGCCAAGTACGATCTCATGGCCATGCCCATCATCAATGGAAACGATAAGCTTGTGGGGATTGTTACCTTTGATGATGTGCATGACATCCTGGAAGAAGAAGCTACTGAAGACTTCCATAAGATGGGATCGATTTCAGGGCATGGAGAAAGCATAACCGGTGTAAACTTTCTCAAGGTCAGTCCCTGGCTGCTTATCCAGAAACGATTGCCCTGGCTTTTGGCCCTGGTTTTTGTCAACCTTTTGTCTGGAGCAGGCATAGCTTTTTTTGAAGACACCATCCAGGCAGTGGTGGCTTTGGTCTTTTTCCTGCCCCTTTTGATCGCCAGCGGCGGGAATGCTGGAGCCCAATCCGCAACCCTCATGGTCAGGGCTATTGCCACTGGTGATGTGCAGACCAAGGACTGGGTCAAGCTGTTGAGCCGGGAAGTGGGCATTGCCATGATCCTCGGAGTAGGTATGGCTCTGGCAGTTTCATTCATCGGCGTGTTCAGGGCAGGCCCGGAAGTGGCTGTAGTTGTTGCCCTGACCATGATGGCCGTTGTTCTGTTCGGAAGTCTTGTGGGCTGCCTGCTTCCCTTTCTTTTGACCAAATTCAATATGGATCCTGCTACAGCCAGCGCTCCCCTGATCACCTCTATTGCTGATGTGGGCGGAATCATCATTTACTTCAGCATTGCAACCTGGCTGCTGAACATCCACGCTGTGACCTGA
- a CDS encoding TRAP transporter permease, whose translation MQVDTSASNNSQNNLKEERKESTRQAAQDIVMMTEAGARDPKNIIAKSLIIVICLAWSGYQLMIAYDPINSHIARAWHLAFAICLAFLAYPAYKQHSPPIWVNWTSKVIPSFTRRSNRRYIPIYDIIFAILGAGAALYIWWDYDNLVYRQGMPNTTDIIMGIILIILLLEAARRSLGPALAILALIFLSYNFIGPYLPEVLRHRGLPMDFIISDMYLSTTGIFGVPLGVATDFVFLFVLFGALLDKAGGGKYFIDVAFSALGTYRGGPAKAAVLASGMTGMVSGSSIANTVTTGTFTIPLMKRVGFPPHKAAAVEVAASTNGQLMPPIMGAAAFIMAEIIGMPYLDVIRAALIPALLSYLTLFYVVHLEALKLGLKAIPKNELPKFLKTLLRGCHFIIPLAFLLTYLVIFRRSPIASAMMAIQSLLVIMIIQRPIIAFLSLGAHKRAGTLDPNINLAAFIGKSFLAGIQDIWSGLISGARNMISVGVATATAGIIVGVVTITGLVGRFINVIDTLAMGNVVLMLILTAMTSLILGMGMPTTANYIIMATLTAPVIVHLGADAGLVFPLIAAHLFVFYYGILADDTPPVGLAAYAGAAIARTDPIKTGIQGFTYDLRTAILPFIFLFNTELLMISGVTETGRPIWIDNYFYISWIFFSGLIAMFSFASALQGFLVTRCSWILRIVLLFNTITVLRPGIFESYVPMGRVGLQITGVMIYFAIFFYQKYKLKKQRLLFQKS comes from the coding sequence ATGCAGGTAGACACCAGCGCTTCCAACAACAGCCAGAATAACCTCAAGGAAGAAAGAAAAGAATCCACCAGGCAGGCAGCCCAGGACATCGTAATGATGACCGAGGCCGGAGCTAGAGATCCTAAAAATATTATAGCCAAGTCACTGATTATTGTCATATGTCTGGCCTGGTCCGGATATCAGCTGATGATCGCTTATGATCCCATTAATTCGCATATTGCCAGGGCCTGGCATCTGGCCTTTGCCATCTGTCTGGCTTTTCTGGCCTACCCGGCTTACAAGCAACACAGTCCTCCCATCTGGGTCAACTGGACCTCCAAGGTCATTCCCAGCTTTACCAGACGTTCCAACCGAAGATACATTCCAATATACGATATCATTTTTGCAATCCTGGGAGCAGGGGCAGCCCTTTATATCTGGTGGGATTATGATAACCTGGTGTACAGACAGGGCATGCCCAACACTACTGACATAATCATGGGCATTATCCTGATCATTCTCCTTCTGGAAGCAGCCAGAAGGTCCCTTGGTCCGGCTCTGGCTATCCTGGCCCTGATTTTTCTATCCTATAACTTTATTGGCCCTTATTTGCCGGAGGTTCTCCGACACAGGGGGCTGCCCATGGATTTCATCATCAGCGACATGTATCTGAGTACCACCGGGATCTTCGGTGTTCCCTTGGGAGTGGCAACAGATTTTGTGTTTCTTTTTGTACTCTTTGGGGCACTGCTGGATAAGGCCGGGGGAGGCAAATATTTTATTGACGTAGCCTTTTCAGCTCTGGGTACATACCGCGGCGGTCCAGCCAAGGCAGCGGTCCTGGCCTCTGGAATGACAGGCATGGTGTCTGGCTCATCCATTGCCAATACCGTAACCACTGGTACCTTTACCATTCCTCTCATGAAAAGAGTCGGCTTTCCACCCCACAAGGCTGCTGCCGTGGAAGTCGCTGCCTCTACCAATGGCCAGCTCATGCCGCCCATCATGGGCGCAGCCGCCTTTATCATGGCCGAAATCATCGGCATGCCCTATCTGGATGTCATCAGGGCAGCCCTTATTCCAGCTCTTCTGTCCTACCTGACACTTTTTTATGTAGTACATCTGGAAGCCCTGAAGCTTGGGCTCAAGGCCATTCCCAAGAATGAACTGCCCAAATTTTTAAAAACTCTCCTTCGAGGGTGTCACTTCATCATACCCCTGGCCTTTCTCCTCACCTACCTGGTGATCTTCAGGCGCTCGCCCATTGCCTCAGCCATGATGGCCATCCAGTCACTGCTGGTCATAATGATCATTCAAAGGCCCATCATTGCCTTTCTAAGCCTTGGTGCCCATAAAAGAGCCGGAACCCTGGATCCTAATATCAATTTAGCAGCTTTTATCGGGAAATCATTTCTGGCTGGAATCCAGGATATCTGGTCCGGACTCATAAGCGGTGCCAGAAACATGATTTCTGTTGGCGTGGCAACTGCCACTGCCGGAATTATCGTGGGAGTAGTGACCATCACCGGTCTGGTTGGCAGGTTCATTAATGTAATTGATACTCTGGCCATGGGCAATGTTGTCCTGATGCTCATCCTGACTGCCATGACCAGTCTGATCCTGGGTATGGGCATGCCCACCACGGCCAACTATATCATCATGGCCACCCTGACCGCACCGGTCATCGTGCATTTAGGCGCAGACGCCGGTCTGGTGTTTCCCTTGATTGCAGCCCATTTATTCGTGTTCTACTATGGTATCCTGGCTGATGACACACCGCCGGTAGGTCTGGCCGCCTATGCCGGTGCTGCCATTGCCAGGACCGACCCCATCAAGACCGGTATCCAGGGATTCACCTATGATCTGCGCACCGCCATCCTGCCCTTTATTTTTCTGTTCAATACGGAACTGCTCATGATAAGCGGAGTAACAGAGACAGGCAGACCTATCTGGATTGACAACTACTTTTATATCAGCTGGATATTCTTTTCCGGCCTCATTGCCATGTTCTCCTTTGCCTCAGCCCTGCAGGGCTTTCTGGTAACCAGATGTTCATGGATTCTAAGGATCGTTCTTCTGTTCAACACCATTACGGTGCTTAGACCAGGGATATTTGAATCCTACGTACCCATGGGCAGGGTCGGACTCCAGATTACAGGGGTGATGATTTACTTTGCAATTTTCTTCTATCAGAAATATAAACTAAAGAAACAGAGGCTACTTTTTCAGAAAAGCTAG